From Kamptonema formosum PCC 6407, a single genomic window includes:
- a CDS encoding GGDEF domain-containing response regulator → MNIVLKSAAETNILIVDDNPDNLRLLSKILESQGYIVRKSLNGKMALQAAYRDPPDLIILDINMPDMNGYEVCQQLKESEATQDLPIIFISALDRVNDKVRAFEMGAVDYITKPFQEQEVLMRVRNQLLIQQQYHQLIKQNQLLEQEIQERLRAEAEVRQLSMTDELTGVYNRRGFFLLANQQLKIAKRTQMSCCLLFADLDGLKKINDSLGHEIGDRILAEAAYILKQTFGDSDIVARLGGDEFVIFIPACSVDTDNYQTRLQAALDRFNQENARSYQLSMSIGVKECVLDKSISLEQLLVEADELMYEQKRSKGIKKH, encoded by the coding sequence ATGAATATTGTACTAAAATCTGCGGCTGAAACAAATATCTTAATCGTAGATGATAACCCCGATAATTTACGATTATTATCAAAAATATTGGAGTCTCAGGGTTACATTGTTCGCAAATCGCTCAATGGTAAAATGGCACTACAGGCTGCCTATCGCGACCCCCCAGATTTGATTATATTAGACATCAATATGCCAGATATGAATGGCTATGAAGTTTGTCAGCAGCTAAAGGAATCTGAAGCCACACAAGACCTTCCCATTATCTTTATTAGTGCCCTCGATCGGGTAAATGATAAAGTTCGGGCCTTTGAAATGGGTGCTGTGGATTACATTACTAAACCCTTTCAAGAGCAAGAAGTGCTGATGCGAGTGAGAAATCAATTACTTATTCAACAGCAATACCACCAACTCATTAAACAAAATCAACTTTTAGAGCAGGAAATCCAAGAGCGTTTGAGAGCTGAAGCAGAGGTAAGGCAGCTATCTATGACTGATGAATTAACAGGCGTATATAACAGACGCGGCTTTTTTTTACTCGCAAATCAGCAGCTAAAAATCGCCAAACGTACACAGATGTCCTGCTGTCTTTTGTTTGCTGACTTAGATGGTTTAAAGAAAATTAATGACTCTTTAGGTCATGAAATTGGAGATAGAATCCTCGCTGAAGCAGCTTACATATTAAAGCAAACCTTTGGTGATTCTGATATCGTTGCTCGCTTAGGAGGTGATGAATTTGTAATATTTATCCCCGCCTGTTCAGTTGATACAGATAACTATCAAACTCGGCTACAAGCAGCTCTCGATCGCTTTAACCAAGAAAACGCTCGTTCCTATCAATTATCTATGAGTATTGGTGTGAAGGAATGCGTTTTAGATAAAAGCATTTCACTAGAACAATTGCTGGTAGAGGCTGATGAATTAATGTACGAACAGAAACGTAGTAAAGGGATTAAGAAGCATTGA
- a CDS encoding response regulator, with translation MQPLNAKELRNFTPSQLTALEKHTDEYVYIPDHIQPHGILLTLQEPDLQILQSSENVEQFFGIPAEKLLGQPLELLFGREQLNKISDILTKDNAENYNPLELKANRVSVEKEQEYQSQRFTGVLHRIVDALILELVPSSAQESSYSTHFSHCLQAAIVDLRNAMNLSDLAQIIAREVKKMTGFNRVMVYRFESDDSGVVIAEAKENIIESYLGFHYPAIDFPKQCRSLFCHNWVLQVPNINYTPVQIVPSKHPLTNQLVDMSNCTLRGVSPCHIQYLQNIGVHGSMTISLIDDKRLWGLIACQHYSPKLVDYETRKACELLGRFASLELLYQQEKELRLYRMQVKGIQDELQRELLREANFIEQVLTKNTVQLLVLVRAYGAAILLDGQLTLIGQTPSEAEVQELLNWLVQHNTERVFATNFLSNLYPTAKEFKDKASGILAISISLNHVKQKSYHIIWFRPEQFQTINWAGNPQAAIAIDEVGEIQPCPRNSFQLWKEIVQEKSYPWRVEELQTAAEMRNTLMLAMLEFSQAALEQAAERAAIANRAKSQFLAKMSHELRTPMNAILGFTQIMSRSQNIPPEFQEHLGIISRSGEHLLTLINDVLEMSKIEAGQLVLTESCFDIVRFIHSIQEMFALKASEKGLMLRIEQEINVPPYVYGDQAKLRQILINLLSNAIKFTINGSITLRIKVIPEIDDAIDSSKVEALGSAIALYLEVEDTGCGIALCDLESVFEAFMQTERGRHAQGTGLGLSISRQFARLMGGDITVQSSLNQGSIFTCKAILHRAESVDLIESKVNQHVISLEAGQPNYRILVAEDVLVNRHLLVTLLESVGFEVCAVTNGIEAIACWQDWHPHLIFMDIEMPEMDGYEATRQIRARGVQDNVAIVALTAYAFEEDRTASLQAGCDDYIAKPFTETILFDKIAHYLGVRYCYAQTSPLRPEFATLEPRTLSPQDLKIMPLEWVTQVNEAALDLNDTILRQLIAQIPSENEFLLESLTNLVDRFQLEAIAILTQA, from the coding sequence ATGCAACCTCTGAATGCCAAAGAACTCCGAAATTTCACTCCTTCACAACTGACAGCTTTAGAAAAGCATACTGATGAATATGTGTACATTCCCGATCATATTCAACCTCATGGCATTCTCTTAACACTACAAGAACCAGACTTGCAAATTTTGCAAAGCAGTGAAAATGTAGAACAGTTTTTTGGCATCCCAGCAGAAAAATTACTTGGTCAACCTTTGGAATTATTATTTGGTCGCGAACAACTGAATAAAATTAGTGATATCCTGACCAAAGATAACGCAGAAAACTACAATCCACTTGAGCTAAAAGCCAATCGGGTGAGTGTAGAAAAAGAACAGGAATATCAAAGCCAAAGATTTACAGGCGTGTTGCATCGAATTGTTGATGCACTAATATTAGAACTTGTGCCATCCTCCGCTCAAGAAAGTAGTTATTCAACCCATTTTTCTCATTGCTTGCAAGCAGCAATTGTCGATCTGCGGAATGCGATGAATCTCTCCGATTTAGCTCAGATCATTGCTAGAGAAGTAAAGAAAATGACTGGGTTCAATCGCGTTATGGTCTACCGTTTTGAAAGTGATGATTCTGGGGTAGTAATTGCTGAGGCAAAGGAAAATATTATAGAAAGTTATCTAGGATTTCACTATCCAGCCATTGATTTTCCTAAGCAATGCAGATCGTTATTTTGCCACAACTGGGTGCTACAAGTTCCCAATATTAATTACACTCCTGTACAGATTGTTCCTAGCAAACATCCTCTGACAAATCAATTGGTAGATATGAGCAATTGTACGTTAAGAGGAGTTTCTCCATGTCACATTCAATACTTACAAAATATTGGCGTTCATGGATCGATGACAATTTCCTTGATCGATGACAAACGCCTCTGGGGATTAATCGCCTGTCAGCACTATAGCCCTAAATTAGTAGATTATGAAACTCGCAAGGCCTGCGAACTATTAGGAAGATTTGCTTCTCTGGAATTATTGTATCAGCAAGAGAAAGAGTTGCGTCTTTACCGAATGCAAGTCAAGGGTATTCAGGATGAACTTCAGCGGGAATTATTACGAGAAGCGAACTTTATTGAACAGGTTTTGACTAAAAATACGGTGCAATTGCTGGTTTTAGTTCGTGCTTATGGAGCGGCAATTTTGCTGGACGGACAGCTAACTTTAATAGGGCAAACGCCCTCAGAAGCTGAAGTGCAGGAACTGCTAAACTGGTTGGTGCAGCATAACACGGAACGAGTATTTGCTACTAATTTTTTGTCTAATCTCTATCCTACTGCAAAGGAGTTTAAAGATAAAGCTAGCGGGATTCTAGCTATTTCTATTTCCCTCAACCATGTTAAACAAAAGTCTTACCATATTATCTGGTTCCGACCAGAACAATTTCAAACGATCAATTGGGCAGGTAATCCTCAAGCTGCGATCGCAATCGATGAAGTTGGAGAAATACAACCCTGTCCCCGTAACTCCTTTCAACTGTGGAAAGAAATAGTGCAAGAAAAATCTTACCCCTGGCGGGTTGAGGAGCTTCAAACTGCTGCTGAGATGCGAAATACTCTGATGCTAGCAATGTTAGAATTTTCCCAGGCAGCATTAGAACAAGCAGCAGAACGTGCGGCGATCGCCAACCGTGCCAAAAGCCAGTTTCTTGCTAAAATGAGCCACGAATTGCGGACTCCGATGAACGCAATTTTGGGGTTTACGCAAATTATGAGCCGCAGCCAAAATATCCCACCTGAGTTTCAAGAGCATCTAGGAATTATCAGTCGCAGTGGAGAACATTTACTGACCTTAATTAATGATGTTTTGGAGATGTCTAAAATTGAAGCTGGTCAATTGGTACTGACAGAATCTTGCTTCGATATTGTCCGATTCATCCATTCTATTCAGGAGATGTTTGCTCTCAAAGCGTCTGAAAAAGGGTTGATGCTCAGAATTGAACAGGAAATTAACGTTCCTCCCTATGTCTATGGCGATCAGGCAAAACTTCGCCAAATTTTGATTAACTTGCTTAGCAATGCAATCAAATTTACGATTAATGGCAGTATTACTTTGAGGATAAAAGTCATCCCAGAAATAGATGATGCGATCGATTCATCAAAGGTGGAAGCTTTAGGATCTGCGATCGCACTCTATCTTGAAGTTGAAGATACGGGATGCGGTATCGCTTTGTGCGATCTTGAATCCGTCTTTGAAGCTTTTATGCAAACCGAGCGAGGTCGCCATGCTCAAGGAACGGGTTTAGGCCTATCTATTAGTCGTCAGTTTGCTCGTTTGATGGGCGGTGATATCACCGTACAAAGCAGCTTAAATCAAGGCTCAATCTTTACTTGTAAAGCGATCTTACATCGAGCGGAATCCGTCGATCTGATAGAATCTAAAGTTAACCAGCACGTTATCAGTTTGGAAGCGGGACAACCTAACTACCGAATTTTGGTAGCAGAGGATGTTCTAGTAAATCGGCATTTGCTGGTAACACTGCTGGAGTCAGTTGGATTTGAAGTCTGTGCCGTTACCAACGGGATTGAAGCGATCGCCTGCTGGCAAGATTGGCATCCTCATTTGATTTTTATGGATATTGAAATGCCTGAGATGGACGGCTATGAAGCAACTCGTCAAATTCGGGCTAGGGGTGTACAGGATAATGTGGCGATCGTAGCTTTGACGGCCTATGCTTTTGAAGAAGACCGCACTGCCAGTCTTCAAGCGGGATGCGATGACTATATCGCTAAACCGTTCACTGAAACCATACTCTTCGACAAAATTGCACATTATTTGGGAGTCCGTTACTGTTACGCTCAAACATCCCCATTAAGGCCAGAGTTTGCAACTTTAGAACCCAGAACCCTCTCCCCACAAGATTTGAAAATAATGCCGTTAGAGTGGGTTACTCAAGTCAATGAAGCAGCCTTAGATCTCAACGATACGATCCTCCGCCAACTGATTGCTCAAATTCCTAGTGAGAATGAATTCCTATTAGAATCTTTGACCAATCTAGTCGATCGCTTCCAGTTAGAGGCGATTGCAATTCTCACCCAGGCTTAA